In Monomorium pharaonis isolate MP-MQ-018 chromosome 3, ASM1337386v2, whole genome shotgun sequence, a genomic segment contains:
- the LOC105837646 gene encoding nucleoplasmin-like protein isoform X1: MAEEYLYGITLEGPNANEVWDPEHKNDDSDGAAQHIGADQKLIIKMALLGPEAKPGELNVLQVEAMGLKGPIKTPIALLEMGKTAQIILDLSFPDPPVTFTLVKGSGPVHIVGHNLLGAHIEEFDEIDDDMEEENIDDEDDEKDPEDEDDEDDEPKKKNAKLAAAAKYKNQANKNKKK; this comes from the exons ATGGCAGAGGAGTATCTGTACG GTATCACCCTTGAGGGGCCGAACGCAAATGAGGTATGGGACCCGGAGCACAAGAACGATGACTCGGACGGCGCGGCTCAGCACATCGGCGCCGATCAGAagcttattataaaaatg gcTCTTCTGGGGCCAGAAGCTAAACCTGGAGAGCTCAATGTTCTGCAAGTTGAAGCGATGGGATTAAAGGGACCCATCAAAACGCCAATTGCCTTGCTGGAGATGGGAAAAACAGCACAGATTATTCTTGATCTTAGTTTCCCAGATCCTCCAGTCACATTCACATTGGTTAAGGGCAGCGGACCTGTTCACATAGTAGGACACAATCTGCTTG GTGCCCACATTGAAGAATTTGATGAAATAGATGATGACATGGAGGAAGAGAATATCGATGACGAAGATGATGAAAAG GATCCTGAAGATGAAGATGATGAAGATGATGAACCTAAGAAGAAGAACGCTAAATTAGCAGCTGCAGCTAAATACAAAAATCAGGCTAacaagaacaagaaaaaataa
- the LOC105837640 gene encoding uncharacterized protein LOC105837640 — MQNVNLNECFTNIENKVSCDSAKNDITTVDHEFVTSPQIAKLNEVIANLKDAIQIKDVQLENSHREKSRLLAELKKQQRCNRNLKQQLDGERIFYQREKDHFIEEMQRYKGRYTGNMSKFQRQRYEELEETQDSLERENKRLRAELVDKNKVTYNLCVKFLRMKYAKDTLRYKLDQLLQEHLLVMAEMMEKLDEARKELNLIVSEKFQEPLPLNKAKFLQVVQRNNRLTYENATLKVQVHQLTENIEKLKSHMQKPKKINVDAKIIEKLATQSSTRFTLNRAEKAALLSKLSQPVDHTEDAETISRVNSESTDDCMFNDTRHINDNSKEFHAERAESAPGIVETSISRRNR, encoded by the exons atgcAGAATGTTAACTTAAATGAATGTTTTACTAATATCGAAAACAAAGTTTCATGTGACTCTGCAAAAAATGACATCACAACAGTTGATCATGAATTTGTAACTTCACCGCAA ATAGCAAAATTAAATGAAGTTATAGCAAATTTGAAAGATGCTATACAAATAAAAGATGTACAATTAGAAAACTCACATCGAGAGAAGAGTAGGTTACTAGCAGAGCTAAAGAAGCAACAAAGATGTAACAGAAATCTTAAAC aaCAGTTAGATGgcgagagaattttttatcaaagagagaaagatcaTTTCATTGAAGAAATGCAACGGTACAAAGGCAGATATACTGGCAATATGTCCAAGTTTCAGCGGCAAAGATATGAAGAGCTCGAAGAAACGCAAGATTCTTtggaaagagaaaataagCGGCTCAGAGCGGAACTGGTAGACAAAAACAAAGTTACGTATAATCTATGCGTGAAGTTTCTTCGTATGAAGTATGCTAAAGACACATTAAGATATAAATTGGATCAGTTGCTGCAGGAGCATTTGCTAGTAATGGCAGAGATGATGGAGAAATTGGATGAAGCGAGAAAGgaacttaatttaattgtgtCGGAGAAATTTCAGGAACCGTTGCCTCTTaataaagctaaatttttacaa GTcgtacaaagaaataatagaTTGACGTACGAAAATGCGACGTTAAAGGTACAGGTTCATCAACTTACggaaaatatagaaaagttaaaaagccATATGCAAAAACCGAAAAAGATTAACGTGGACgctaaaattattgaaaaattagcaACGCAAAGCAGTACAAG aTTCACTCTGAATAGAGCAGAAAAAGCCGCtttactttctaaattatCTCAACCTGTTGATCACACCGAAGACGCGGAAACAATCTCGCGAGTGAATTCTGAGAGTACGGATGACTGTATGTTTAATGATACGAGACACATTAATGACAATTCTAAAGAATTTCACGCGGAACGCGCTGAAAGCGCGCCAGGAATTGTGGAAACGTCCATTTCTCGACGGAATAGATGA
- the LOC105837646 gene encoding nucleoplasmin-like protein isoform X2: MAEEYLYGITLEGPNANEVWDPEHKNDDSDGAAQHIGADQKLIIKMALLGPEAKPGELNVLQVEAMGLKGPIKTPIALLEMGKTAQIILDLSFPDPPVTFTLVKGSGPVHIVGHNLLGAHIEEFDEIDDDMEEENIDDEDDEKAPRKKRKLLSEDKKNGV, encoded by the exons ATGGCAGAGGAGTATCTGTACG GTATCACCCTTGAGGGGCCGAACGCAAATGAGGTATGGGACCCGGAGCACAAGAACGATGACTCGGACGGCGCGGCTCAGCACATCGGCGCCGATCAGAagcttattataaaaatg gcTCTTCTGGGGCCAGAAGCTAAACCTGGAGAGCTCAATGTTCTGCAAGTTGAAGCGATGGGATTAAAGGGACCCATCAAAACGCCAATTGCCTTGCTGGAGATGGGAAAAACAGCACAGATTATTCTTGATCTTAGTTTCCCAGATCCTCCAGTCACATTCACATTGGTTAAGGGCAGCGGACCTGTTCACATAGTAGGACACAATCTGCTTG GTGCCCACATTGAAGAATTTGATGAAATAGATGATGACATGGAGGAAGAGAATATCGATGACGAAGATGATGAAAAG GCACCGCGAAAGAAGCGAAAGCTTTTAtcagaagataaaaaaaacggTGTTTAA